Proteins encoded in a region of the Labrus bergylta chromosome 9, fLabBer1.1, whole genome shotgun sequence genome:
- the mrnip gene encoding MRN complex-interacting protein isoform X4 — protein sequence MGQEFHVVRCFSCQSFQVQQVKKVNKWSCKLCGKKQTLLKEFGRGSGADCRRHVQKLNAMRGAVIEEQEHNTWSLWEQAEEEEEEEEPEEEQQGSQAQGSQAQGSQAQGSQAQVSRWIKYLDAPEEAEPEEEDEEKFLLDMKQLHANRMTDGKRKRGGWTHTSTTEQQDPPSMTRTYKATQTSQNQTNQTSPTQSSLPSKRRLTPPSSGSGPGSRWACFLRSDREVEEGEETSGSGRSRPEGGAAVSFGTDVIPTLARPGVRPLLPVSSMFESGEEFIFDDSLSSSNF from the exons ATGGGTCAGGAGTTTCACGTCGTCAGGTGTTTCTCCTGTCAGAGCTTCCAGGTTCAACAG GTGAAGAAGGTGAACAAGTGGAGCTGTAAGCTGTGTGGAAAGAAACAGACGCTGCTCAAA GAGTTTGGGCGGGGCTCCGGGGCCGACTGCAGACGCCATGTTCAGAAACTGAACGCTATGAGAGGAGCTGTGATAGAGGAGCAGGAACACAACACCTGGTCGCTATG GGAgcaggctgaggaggaggaggaggaggaggagcctgaGGAAGAGCAGCAG GGGAGTCAGGCTCAGGGGAGTCAGGCTCAGGGGAGTCAGGCTCAGGGGAGTCAGGCTCAGGTGAGCCGCTGGATCAAATACCTGGATGCACCTGAGGAGGCGGagcctgaggaggaggatgaggagaagttTTTGTTGGACATGAAGCAGCTCCATGCCAACCGTATGACTGACGG gaagaggaaaagaggaggatgGACCCACACTAGCACAACTGAACAG CAGGATCCACCCAGCATGACTAGAACCTACAAAGCAACCCAAACCAGTCAGAATCAGACCAACCAGACCAGTCCGACCCAGTCCAGTCTTCCCAGTAAGCGGAGATTAACTCCTCCCAGTTCAGGTTCTGGTCCAGGCTCCAGATGGGCTTGTTTCCTCAGATCTGAtcgggaggtggaggagggggaggagactTCAGGCAGTGGGAGGAGTCGGCCAGAAGGCGGAGCTGCGGTTTCATTCGGTACTGATGTCATTCCTACCCTGGCCCGTCCCGGGGTCCGCCCCCTGCTTCCAGTTTCCTCGATGTTCGAAAGTGGAGAGGAGTTCATCTTTGACGACTCGCTGTCGAGTTCAAACTTCTGA
- the mrnip gene encoding MRN complex-interacting protein isoform X1, translating into MGQEFHVVRCFSCQSFQVQQVKKVNKWSCKLCGKKQTLLKEFGRGSGADCRRHVQKLNAMRGAVIEEQEHNTWSLWEQAEEEEEEEEPEEEQQGSQAQGSQAQGSQAQGSQAQGSQAQGSQAQVSRWIKYLDAPEEAEPEEEDEEKFLLDMKQLHANRMTDGKRKRGGWTHTSTTEQQDPPSMTRTYKATQTSQNQTNQTSPTQSSLPSKRRLTPPSSGSGPGSRWACFLRSDREVEEGEETSGSGRSRPEGGAAVSFGTDVIPTLARPGVRPLLPVSSMFESGEEFIFDDSLSSSNF; encoded by the exons ATGGGTCAGGAGTTTCACGTCGTCAGGTGTTTCTCCTGTCAGAGCTTCCAGGTTCAACAG GTGAAGAAGGTGAACAAGTGGAGCTGTAAGCTGTGTGGAAAGAAACAGACGCTGCTCAAA GAGTTTGGGCGGGGCTCCGGGGCCGACTGCAGACGCCATGTTCAGAAACTGAACGCTATGAGAGGAGCTGTGATAGAGGAGCAGGAACACAACACCTGGTCGCTATG GGAgcaggctgaggaggaggaggaggaggaggagcctgaGGAAGAGCAGCAG GGGAGTCAGGCTCAGGGGAGTCAGGCTCAGGGGAGTCAGGCTCAGGGGAGTCAGGCTCAGGGGAGTCAGGCTCAGGGGAGTCAGGCTCAGGTGAGCCGCTGGATCAAATACCTGGATGCACCTGAGGAGGCGGagcctgaggaggaggatgaggagaagttTTTGTTGGACATGAAGCAGCTCCATGCCAACCGTATGACTGACGG gaagaggaaaagaggaggatgGACCCACACTAGCACAACTGAACAG CAGGATCCACCCAGCATGACTAGAACCTACAAAGCAACCCAAACCAGTCAGAATCAGACCAACCAGACCAGTCCGACCCAGTCCAGTCTTCCCAGTAAGCGGAGATTAACTCCTCCCAGTTCAGGTTCTGGTCCAGGCTCCAGATGGGCTTGTTTCCTCAGATCTGAtcgggaggtggaggagggggaggagactTCAGGCAGTGGGAGGAGTCGGCCAGAAGGCGGAGCTGCGGTTTCATTCGGTACTGATGTCATTCCTACCCTGGCCCGTCCCGGGGTCCGCCCCCTGCTTCCAGTTTCCTCGATGTTCGAAAGTGGAGAGGAGTTCATCTTTGACGACTCGCTGTCGAGTTCAAACTTCTGA
- the mrnip gene encoding MRN complex-interacting protein isoform X2 yields MGQEFHVVRCFSCQSFQVQQVKKVNKWSCKLCGKKQTLLKEFGRGSGADCRRHVQKLNAMRGAVIEEQEHNTWSLWEQAEEEEEEEEPEEEQQGSQAQGSQAQGSQAQGSQAQGSQAQGSQAQVSRWIKYLDAPEEAEPEEEDEEKFLLDMKQLHANRMTDGKRKRGGWTHTSTTEQDPPSMTRTYKATQTSQNQTNQTSPTQSSLPSKRRLTPPSSGSGPGSRWACFLRSDREVEEGEETSGSGRSRPEGGAAVSFGTDVIPTLARPGVRPLLPVSSMFESGEEFIFDDSLSSSNF; encoded by the exons ATGGGTCAGGAGTTTCACGTCGTCAGGTGTTTCTCCTGTCAGAGCTTCCAGGTTCAACAG GTGAAGAAGGTGAACAAGTGGAGCTGTAAGCTGTGTGGAAAGAAACAGACGCTGCTCAAA GAGTTTGGGCGGGGCTCCGGGGCCGACTGCAGACGCCATGTTCAGAAACTGAACGCTATGAGAGGAGCTGTGATAGAGGAGCAGGAACACAACACCTGGTCGCTATG GGAgcaggctgaggaggaggaggaggaggaggagcctgaGGAAGAGCAGCAG GGGAGTCAGGCTCAGGGGAGTCAGGCTCAGGGGAGTCAGGCTCAGGGGAGTCAGGCTCAGGGGAGTCAGGCTCAGGGGAGTCAGGCTCAGGTGAGCCGCTGGATCAAATACCTGGATGCACCTGAGGAGGCGGagcctgaggaggaggatgaggagaagttTTTGTTGGACATGAAGCAGCTCCATGCCAACCGTATGACTGACGG gaagaggaaaagaggaggatgGACCCACACTAGCACAACTGAACAG GATCCACCCAGCATGACTAGAACCTACAAAGCAACCCAAACCAGTCAGAATCAGACCAACCAGACCAGTCCGACCCAGTCCAGTCTTCCCAGTAAGCGGAGATTAACTCCTCCCAGTTCAGGTTCTGGTCCAGGCTCCAGATGGGCTTGTTTCCTCAGATCTGAtcgggaggtggaggagggggaggagactTCAGGCAGTGGGAGGAGTCGGCCAGAAGGCGGAGCTGCGGTTTCATTCGGTACTGATGTCATTCCTACCCTGGCCCGTCCCGGGGTCCGCCCCCTGCTTCCAGTTTCCTCGATGTTCGAAAGTGGAGAGGAGTTCATCTTTGACGACTCGCTGTCGAGTTCAAACTTCTGA
- the mrnip gene encoding MRN complex-interacting protein isoform X3 yields MGQEFHVVRCFSCQSFQVQQVKKVNKWSCKLCGKKQTLLKEFGRGSGADCRRHVQKLNAMRGAVIEEQEHNTWSLWEQAEEEEEEEEPEEEQQGSQAQGSQAQGSQAQGSQAQGSQAQVSRWIKYLDAPEEAEPEEEDEEKFLLDMKQLHANRMTDGKRKRGGWTHTSTTEQQDPPSMTRTYKATQTSQNQTNQTSPTQSSLPSKRRLTPPSSGSGPGSRWACFLRSDREVEEGEETSGSGRSRPEGGAAVSFGTDVIPTLARPGVRPLLPVSSMFESGEEFIFDDSLSSSNF; encoded by the exons ATGGGTCAGGAGTTTCACGTCGTCAGGTGTTTCTCCTGTCAGAGCTTCCAGGTTCAACAG GTGAAGAAGGTGAACAAGTGGAGCTGTAAGCTGTGTGGAAAGAAACAGACGCTGCTCAAA GAGTTTGGGCGGGGCTCCGGGGCCGACTGCAGACGCCATGTTCAGAAACTGAACGCTATGAGAGGAGCTGTGATAGAGGAGCAGGAACACAACACCTGGTCGCTATG GGAgcaggctgaggaggaggaggaggaggaggagcctgaGGAAGAGCAGCAG GGGAGTCAGGCTCAGGGGAGTCAGGCTCAGGGGAGTCAGGCTCAGGGGAGTCAGGCTCAGGGGAGTCAGGCTCAGGTGAGCCGCTGGATCAAATACCTGGATGCACCTGAGGAGGCGGagcctgaggaggaggatgaggagaagttTTTGTTGGACATGAAGCAGCTCCATGCCAACCGTATGACTGACGG gaagaggaaaagaggaggatgGACCCACACTAGCACAACTGAACAG CAGGATCCACCCAGCATGACTAGAACCTACAAAGCAACCCAAACCAGTCAGAATCAGACCAACCAGACCAGTCCGACCCAGTCCAGTCTTCCCAGTAAGCGGAGATTAACTCCTCCCAGTTCAGGTTCTGGTCCAGGCTCCAGATGGGCTTGTTTCCTCAGATCTGAtcgggaggtggaggagggggaggagactTCAGGCAGTGGGAGGAGTCGGCCAGAAGGCGGAGCTGCGGTTTCATTCGGTACTGATGTCATTCCTACCCTGGCCCGTCCCGGGGTCCGCCCCCTGCTTCCAGTTTCCTCGATGTTCGAAAGTGGAGAGGAGTTCATCTTTGACGACTCGCTGTCGAGTTCAAACTTCTGA
- the sqstm1 gene encoding sequestosome-1 isoform X1 produces the protein MAVTVKAYLLGKDEAVKEVRRFTVDQGVSSSFDYLSSKTADVFTCLKNNGFNMYYRDEDGDLVAFSSDDELMMGLACMKDATFRLFIKEKKEHRRDFPLHAFPPFAFGHPPPPPPGAHQAPPPHMAPPPAMHPDVTCDGCEGPVVGTRFKCSVCPNYDLCSACQARGTHTEHALLPIWHPMQQWFPRGRWMKKMRHCMWNQNLNVNPPQNQNKNQDQDQDQSSSPPGSSRPAAEGNAASASQASMDFLKNIGEGVAAMLSPLGIDVDIDVEHEGQRTKVTSPLQTGEAEKDVEKDVEMSDDRSEGGASSEGGASCEVGTSQEGVSTGPVASDGSKVSKDSDEEWTHLSSREVDPSTGELQSLQNQEQNKDPGTPSGPTGLREAALYPHLPQEADPRLVESLALMLSMGFTDEGGWLTRLLQAKNFDIGAALDAIQYAKQPRPQQP, from the exons ATGGCTGTGACGGTGAAAGCTTACCTGTTAGGTAAAGACGAGGCGGTGAAAGAAGTGCGCAGGTTCACCGTGGATCAAGGTGTATCCTCGAGCTTCGACTACCTGAGCAGCAAGACGGCTGATGTGTTTACCTGCCTGAAAAACAACGGGTTCAACATGTACTACAGAG ATGAAGATGGAGACCTGGTGGCGTTTTCCTCCGATGATGAACTGATGATGGGTCTGGCCTGTATGAAGGATGCCACCTTCCGCCTCTTCATCAAag AGAAAAAGGAGCACCGGAGGGACTTTCCTCTACATGCCTTTCCTCCTTTTGCCTTTggccatcctcctcctcctcctcctggagcTCATCAGGCCCCACCGCCTCATATGGCCCCGCCTCCAGCCATGCACCCTGACGTCACCTGTGACGGCTGTGAAGGTCCCGTGGTCGGAACTCGCTTCAAGTGTTCCGTTTGTCCTAACTACGACCTGTGCTCCGCCTGCCAGGCTCGTGGGACCCACACCGAGCACGCTCTGCTGCCGATCTGGCACCCCATGCAG CAGTGGTTTCCTCGGGGTCGTTGGATGAAGAAGATGAGACACTGCATGTGGAACCAAAACCTGAACGTGAACCCTCCCCAGAACCAGAACAAgaaccaggaccaggaccaggaccagtcCTCCAGCCCACCAGGATCCTCCAGACCTGCTGCTGAGGGCAACGCAGCCTCTG CATCTCAGGCAAGCATGGACTTCCTGAAGAACATCGGTGAGGGTGTGGCTGCGATGTTGAGCCCCTtgg gtatcGATGTGGATATCGACGTGGAGCACGAAGGCCAGAGGACCAAAGTTACTTCACCCCTCCAGACCGGAGAGGCCGAGAAAGACGTCGAGAAAGACGTCGAGATGAGCGATGACCGCAGTGAGGGCGGGGCCAGCAGTGAGGGCGGGGCCAGCTGTGAGGTTGGGACCAGTCAGGAAGGAGTTAGCACTGGGCCTGTAGCCAGTGATGGTTCAAAG gTGAGCAAAGACTCTGATGAGGAGTGGACTCACCTGAGTTCCCGGGAGGTCGATCCGTCTACAGGAGAGCTCCAGTCCCTGCAGAACCAGGAACAGAACAAGGACCCTGGGACACCGTCAGGTCCAACAGGTCTGAGGGAGGCGGCTCTGTACCCTCACCTGCCTCAAG AAGCGGACCCCCGTCTGGTTGAGTCTCTTGCTCTCATGCTGTCGATGGGTTTCACCGACGAAGGCGGCTGGCTGACACGTCTCCTTCAGGCCAAAAACTTCGACATCGGCGCTGCACTCGACGCAATCCAATACGCCAAACAACCCCGTCCACAGCAGCCTTGA
- the sqstm1 gene encoding sequestosome-1 isoform X2, translating to MAVTVKAYLLGKDEAVKEVRRFTVDQGVSSSFDYLSSKTADVFTCLKNNGFNMYYRDEDGDLVAFSSDDELMMGLACMKDATFRLFIKEKKEHRRDFPLHAFPPFAFGHPPPPPPGAHQAPPPHMAPPPAMHPDVTCDGCEGPVVGTRFKCSVCPNYDLCSACQARGTHTEHALLPIWHPMQWFPRGRWMKKMRHCMWNQNLNVNPPQNQNKNQDQDQDQSSSPPGSSRPAAEGNAASASQASMDFLKNIGEGVAAMLSPLGIDVDIDVEHEGQRTKVTSPLQTGEAEKDVEKDVEMSDDRSEGGASSEGGASCEVGTSQEGVSTGPVASDGSKVSKDSDEEWTHLSSREVDPSTGELQSLQNQEQNKDPGTPSGPTGLREAALYPHLPQEADPRLVESLALMLSMGFTDEGGWLTRLLQAKNFDIGAALDAIQYAKQPRPQQP from the exons ATGGCTGTGACGGTGAAAGCTTACCTGTTAGGTAAAGACGAGGCGGTGAAAGAAGTGCGCAGGTTCACCGTGGATCAAGGTGTATCCTCGAGCTTCGACTACCTGAGCAGCAAGACGGCTGATGTGTTTACCTGCCTGAAAAACAACGGGTTCAACATGTACTACAGAG ATGAAGATGGAGACCTGGTGGCGTTTTCCTCCGATGATGAACTGATGATGGGTCTGGCCTGTATGAAGGATGCCACCTTCCGCCTCTTCATCAAag AGAAAAAGGAGCACCGGAGGGACTTTCCTCTACATGCCTTTCCTCCTTTTGCCTTTggccatcctcctcctcctcctcctggagcTCATCAGGCCCCACCGCCTCATATGGCCCCGCCTCCAGCCATGCACCCTGACGTCACCTGTGACGGCTGTGAAGGTCCCGTGGTCGGAACTCGCTTCAAGTGTTCCGTTTGTCCTAACTACGACCTGTGCTCCGCCTGCCAGGCTCGTGGGACCCACACCGAGCACGCTCTGCTGCCGATCTGGCACCCCATGCAG TGGTTTCCTCGGGGTCGTTGGATGAAGAAGATGAGACACTGCATGTGGAACCAAAACCTGAACGTGAACCCTCCCCAGAACCAGAACAAgaaccaggaccaggaccaggaccagtcCTCCAGCCCACCAGGATCCTCCAGACCTGCTGCTGAGGGCAACGCAGCCTCTG CATCTCAGGCAAGCATGGACTTCCTGAAGAACATCGGTGAGGGTGTGGCTGCGATGTTGAGCCCCTtgg gtatcGATGTGGATATCGACGTGGAGCACGAAGGCCAGAGGACCAAAGTTACTTCACCCCTCCAGACCGGAGAGGCCGAGAAAGACGTCGAGAAAGACGTCGAGATGAGCGATGACCGCAGTGAGGGCGGGGCCAGCAGTGAGGGCGGGGCCAGCTGTGAGGTTGGGACCAGTCAGGAAGGAGTTAGCACTGGGCCTGTAGCCAGTGATGGTTCAAAG gTGAGCAAAGACTCTGATGAGGAGTGGACTCACCTGAGTTCCCGGGAGGTCGATCCGTCTACAGGAGAGCTCCAGTCCCTGCAGAACCAGGAACAGAACAAGGACCCTGGGACACCGTCAGGTCCAACAGGTCTGAGGGAGGCGGCTCTGTACCCTCACCTGCCTCAAG AAGCGGACCCCCGTCTGGTTGAGTCTCTTGCTCTCATGCTGTCGATGGGTTTCACCGACGAAGGCGGCTGGCTGACACGTCTCCTTCAGGCCAAAAACTTCGACATCGGCGCTGCACTCGACGCAATCCAATACGCCAAACAACCCCGTCCACAGCAGCCTTGA